The sequence below is a genomic window from Ovis canadensis isolate MfBH-ARS-UI-01 breed Bighorn chromosome 1, ARS-UI_OviCan_v2, whole genome shotgun sequence.
CTCATCGCCCCTGAGTAAACCCAAGGTCTCATCCTGGAGGAGCATTTTCACTAAACCATAACAATTAATTCAGGGGGAAAAGGCTGAAATCAAACAAAGGGATACCATTAAGAAAAAATTGAAGGTGGCAGAGACTTGCTTTTTTGAAACAAAAAAGATCCCCCAAAAAGTTTGATGGGGAGCTTGTCGGGAACAAAGTCCCCTTCTATATCCAGGGACCCTCAGGAATGGGGGTGGGCGTTCCAGTCTTCTTCCTCTAACACAGGAGTGGGAATGGTACCAGGAAGTAGGTGACTGGGGTGACCAGCTGGGTTTGGCATTAGTAGAGAACTTTAAACATCCCAGACAGTGCTGATTCTGCCTGGGCTGACAAAAGGAGACACAAGAACACTTCCCTGAAGTGAAATGTTAACAAGATAAATATGGTTATCAGGCTCTGGCCTAAGATTAGGGTCAAGATAATCTCTCAGGACTAGTTGAGAATTAATAAGAAGCACATTTTCGGTACACTTATCCTCTCCGATGTGGTTTAACTGAAATCCCCAGCTTGCTGTTCTCATCACGTTAATATACATACTGTATTGACTTGGGACTGAGAGTCCACAGCTGCAAATTTGGACTGCCTAATCAGAGAGCCACCTCCAAATTCCAGGGCCACACACAATGCCCAAAGGACATGACTAGCATTCTATTCCTGTCTGGTGTCCCAACAGGAAACAGCAactaaggcaaaagaaaacaaacaaaaaaacaaacaaaaaaaaacagcagtCTTCAAGTATACAAACCATAGCTTGTACTCGTGATTCTGATAATTGTATATAAGGTGAACTAAGAGTCTGGGCTTTGTAGAAATTGCAAGTCCCGCTGCATGTCTAAGGATAGGTAGCAAGAATGTTGGGTTCTCCCATAAAGCAGGGCTGCCTTGAAATCCTGGTGCTCATACTGATTAATTATGTGATtgtggacaagttacttaaactctctgtacctcagttttttCTTCTGCAAAATAGAGATGGTAGTGAGGATGGTACCTTAAAGACAATCAGGACCAAAAGGGAGAACACATGTAAAACAGTACATAGCAAGTGAAAGTGTTcgacttagtcgtgtccgactttttgtgaccccttagactgtagcccaccaggttcctctgtccatgggattttccaggcaagaatactggagtgggttgccatttccttctccaggggatcttcctgacccaggagtcgaacccgagtctcccgcttTGCAAGCAGACTCCTTACTGTCTAAACCACTAGGGAAGTATATAGAAcatgctcaacaaatattaataGCTGTCTGGTGTCTCTTTTTGCCCCTCTCCCATTattcctattaaaataaaataccagaggaaataatttaaaactcatGTCTAAGAGAGAATTGTTTCTTCTCTAACCCTTGATGAATGGTTCAGAAAGCTGACAAGCACTCTGATCAgcccaggaaaaaggagcagaGTGTGCTGGGGCCAGGCGTGAGGGTCCCAGAATTTACACAGTATTTATAGGAGAAGGTGTCACATGGCATCACATTGCAAGCAGGCTGAGTGCCAGGAGCAGCCAGCTGGGTCTTCTAGCCCCAAGTGACCCTGACCCTCAGCAAAGAGTTATAAAAAAGTTAGTTATTATCTTTTATTCACTCAATACATTTACAGCTGAATCCAGAAAGTTAAGTCCCCCTTAAACGCAAGTCAGTCCTTGCATTCCATCATCTTCCAGGCAACTGCTGAGAGCAGGGTTCTCTGCTTAGTTCCACAGTGAAGCCGAACTGAGTCACCATCACGTCAAGCCCGATCAGTCCCTTTTTGTCAGTAAGTCAATGAAGCATCCTTCAGATTCCATAACTTCTGTTCGAGGAGAAGACACGTCGCAGTGACAATGGAGCATTGTCCTCAAGTCAGATACCCAGCAAAGAAGGACATGAGAAAAAATGAATTAGAGAAAGAGGACATTGGGAAGGACATAGAGGCAGCCAGCCAAATGCTTTCCACATCAGTAGAAGGAATCAAAGACATGAGAGCCCCAACCCAGGTGGAAAGGCCCTCAAGTGTCGATGCCGAATCTGAAGGTCAATGAGATGGACAGCCATCTTTCATGGATAGCTACTCAGAAGTCTGCTCAGTGCTTGGGTCCATGGACTTAGAGGGCTGGCAGATCACACAGGCTTTGAGGATCAAGAGATAGGTTTCCTTGAACTTCTTTATTTTGTAAGCATAGACGATGGGGTTCATCATGGAGTTAGCGTGGGAGAGCAGGATCCCCAGGTACAGCACAGTCTGCGGCACTTGCCCATCAAAGTAGAGGAtacagttgatgatggacaaagGCAGCCAGCACaaagcaaacaagaaaagaaCCAGTAACAGGGACTTGGCTGTCTTGAACTCCCGTCCATAGAATGCACCTGTCTCTTTGGAGCCAGAAAAGTTCTGACCGAGTCGGTTCCGGATGATGTAGAAGATATCAAAGTAGATGGCACACATGACAACCAGGGGAATGAGAATCCAcaggaagaagctgaagtagacCATGTAATCCATCCTCATGACCGAACGGAATCGGCAGGGTAGGGAGGTGAGGTTTTCATCTGCTGAGCTCAGTTTCATGTTCCAGCCAAACATGGGGGTCAATCCCACCAGGAATGACACCAGCCAGCAAAGGCCCAGAGCCAACCATATTCTTCTTTGTGTGGTGACTCTTCTGTATCTGTTTGCATGGAAGAGAGTCAGTGAGTTCACAGCAGAAATTGCTAATGGGTGGAGGGGCATGGAGCTGGACTGTTGGGATTCTATGCTGATTTCAACTAAACTCTACTGGATATGAGGACAAGATGAGCAGAGAAGAATCCAGCAAAGTTCTCTGGGCACTTTTCTAAAGAAGTACAATCTACAATACATCAGGACTATGTTGCCAggggcttccctactggctcagtggtaaagaattcacctgccatgtaggaaatgcaggttcgatccctgggttaggaagatcccctggagaaggacatggcaacccactccagtattcttgcctggggaatcccatggacagaggagcctggcgggctacaacccatagggttgcaaaagagtcagacacaacttaatgactaaagaacagcaacaacatgttCCCAGCAATTGGGGCTTGCATGCCCCTCTCACAGCGCCATTTCCAGAATTCTTCAGTTCCTGGGAGGTAAGAGTTACTGAAGTCTCCTAGGATCATCTACCTGAGAAGAAATAATCTGCTCAAAGCATGTTTGCCTGCTGCGTTCTGCACTAGTTTTTTTGCCTATCATGCTGACATCCATCATTTAGACTCTGCCCCTCCCACACTTCCCCTCTATCTGTGTCTGTCCCTGCTTCTCTATGCTTTTCAAACACTTGGTGTTTGAGTTAGAGTCTATGGAGCTGCAAAAGTTGTGTTGAAGTTCTTCCAGGACCTTAAAAGACTCACCCAATCAGAAGTCACCATTTCTCCTTAAACTGTACATCCTGATAACATGCTACACAGACTACAAGGAGAAAGTGGATTTTATTAAGTACTGGCTATGTACTCAGTAGACTTTCTCTCAATGAAACCTCATGACAAACCGGGGCTATTTTTATGACAATCTCCATTTCATTGTTGGTAATGGTGAAAATCAGAGTAGCGACAGCTACAATTTACTGAGCACAGACTCTTTGTTGACATTTTTCTAAGAGCTTTACATGTGCTAACTCACTTGACCTTACCAGGAAGGTGCAAGCATGATCCCCATTCTATGGGTgcaaaaaatgaaacagacaaaCAACTTGTAGAAGCTAAAAGTGGTGGAGCTGAAATTGAATGGAGGACAGTCTGAGTTCAGAGCATTGCAACACCATGCTGAAGAACTAAGACAcagaaagttaaataacttgcccaagatcagacCTCAAGATCTGAGATTTGAAGTAATGCTTGTTTGTATCCAAAGTCATCGGTAGCTCCTTCACCATGCTCTTTCCCCAAGAGAAGAGAGGAGCAACAAGAGACCAGTGATTCAGGACACCCGGGGAATTATTCATTTGGCAGTTTGTTCTGTTCACATGGGCACACGAAAAGTTGTTGCTATTTTCTGCAATGGAGAACTTTTTTGGTCCCCTTCGCATTATGGAAGAGGAAGCAAAAttacaataactttaaaatagCCTACATTTGTAAAAGACAGAACCACcagtttatctcttttttttttctctcagcttATCTTATCATCTAGCATGTTTCTATCATTTCTAACAATCAAGAGCATTTTTCACTAATTAAAGATGGATCAAGTTTTTATCATCTTTAGCCCCTGCCCCAGGGGATATGGAGCAGGTACTCCTGTATCAGTGGGGTAGAGGGGATTGGAGGATTCCTTCATTCCTTGTTCCCAAGTCTCTGCTTATCATTGTTAAACCCTTCACATATCAAATAGTGAAAAGAACCACTTTCGAGCTCAGAGGCCAATTTGGATTTGTTTCCACTTAAAAAGTCTTGGATCTGGACTTGTAGCTGCATTTCCCAGGCACTTCTATCACCACCCAACACCACTCCCCTTTAGGCAAGTTACCTGACTGTGAGCTTGACCCGCAGGTATCGGTCCACAGCAATGGCTAGCAAGGACATGATGGATGCGTGGGTGAATATCAGCATCAAGCAGGTCATGAAAAGGCAGCTATAAAAGTGGATTGTGACACCCAGGCTGATGACAATGGCCAGAGGCATAACCAGCACCCCGACAGCAATGTCAGCCAGGGCTAGGGAGACAATGAAATAGAAGGTGGTGGTCTGCAGGCTGGGGTTCAGCTTGACCACCCAGATGACCAGCACGTTGCCCACTATGGCGCAGAGCCCGATGAGAATCTCCACAGTGATGTAGGTAACACTGGTCCAGGACACAGCAGTGCTGTTGACAGGCATCTCGTTTTCCaggaggagcttcccaggtgagtaGTGTGCCAGCAAGATCCGTGTGGGCCAGTCCACCTAGCTCTTGCCACACATCCTGCCAGAGGTCCAGCCACCATCCAGAACTCACAACTCACccattccttctcttctctggtGGCACCCTGTCTCCTTAGAGAGATTCCATCACAGGGCCATCATTTCCAGCCCTGACACAGGCCACACATCTCCAAGCTTGCAGAAGTCTGGGGAGGACAGTTCTCTGTGACGGAATGTGAAAGTGCAGCTGCTCTTAGTTCCCCTGCCCCTGGAGGGCTACCCAAGCTCCATCAAGATAAGCAACGCTCTTTAGTGATGTTTCGGGAAGTGAGATGGGCCAAGAGGAAGCACAGAGCTAGGAACACTCagcaagaagacagaaagaaggggTGGAGGGATGTTCACAGCATGGAGAAGCCTCAGCATTTATTTACTCAGGGACTAGATAAGAATATCACACTGGGTGGGGGAGGAACTGGGAGCACCGACTATATACCAGGAAGAAGGCTCTCATCAGACACAGGTTCTACCGCCATGCTGACCTAGGACTTAAGGGCCCTCCAgagctgtaagaaataaatttctcttgtttctaAGTCCCTTAGACTCTAGTATTTGGTATATCAACCCAGATGACTAAGACAGCGTATAACAGTTAATACGGAGAATTCAGTCACATAAGTTGACCCTGTTGGGCATGGCTGAACGTGGCAATACATGGCAAGCCTTTGT
It includes:
- the ADORA3 gene encoding adenosine receptor A3 isoform X3, with the translated sequence MPVNSTAVSWTSVTYITVEILIGLCAIVGNVLVIWVVKLNPSLQTTTFYFIVSLALADIAVGVLVMPLAIVISLGVTIHFYSCLFMTCLMLIFTHASIMSLLAIAVDRYLRVKLTVRYRRVTTQRRIWLALGLCWLVSFLVGLTPMFGWNMKLSSADENLTSLPCRFRSVMRMDYMVYFSFFLWILIPLVVMCAIYFDIFYIIRNRLGQNFSGSKETGAFYGREFKTAKSLLLVLFLFALCWLPLSIINCILYFDGQVPQTVLYLGILLSHANSMMNPIVYAYKIKKFKETYLLILKACVICQPSKSMDPSTEQTSE